The genomic segment GGGAGCTGACAATATCAAGAACCAGATGAACAAGAGCTATGAGGCGATCATGAACGGACTTGACAAGAAATATCAGGGTTTTGTAGAGAATCCAGACCAATAATTTCGGGTTTTCGCTTGTTATTTCAAAAATAAGTTGTAATTTTGCATCTGTATTACATTATATAGAATCAGAATCATTAAAATTATAAGAAGTTATGAGTGATAGCATAGTAATCATTCCTACATATAATGAGAAGGAAAACATCGAGAAAATCATCCGTGCTGTCTTCGGTCTCGAAAAGCAGTTTGATATCCTCGTTATCGATGACGGAAGTCCTGACGGTACTGCTGCCATTGTCAAGGGCTTGATGGCTAATGAGTTTGCCGGTCGTCTGCATATCCTGGAGCGTTCGGGTAAACTCGGTTTAGGTACAGCCTATATCATGGGCTTCAAATGGTCATTGAAGCAGGGCTATGACTTCATCTTCGAGATGGATGCCGACTTCAGTCATGATCCTAATGATTTGCCTCGTCTCTATGCGGCAACTCACGATGAGGGGTATGATGTGGCTGTAGGCTCAAGATATATTTCGGGTGTGAACGTAGTCAACTGGCCTATCGGACGCGTATTGATGAGCTATTTCGCTTCTAAATACGTACGTATCGTAACCGGATTTAAGGTGAATGATACCACAGCAGGATTCGTCTGCTACCGACGTAAGGTATTGGAAACTATAGATTTGGATGCTATCCGCTTCAAGGGCTATGCTTTCCAGATAGAGATGAAATATACGGCTCATCGAATAGGTTTCAAGATCAAGGAGGTGCCTGTCATCTTTGTTAACCGTCGTGAAGGTGTGAGCAAGATGAGTGGTGGCATCTTTGGTGAGGCTTTCTTTGGCGTGATGCGACTGCGCCTGGATGGCTGGTTCAAAAAATATCCGAAGAAGGATTAATACTCAGTAATCACTACTCAGTAATCAGTAATCACTAATCAGTACTTGGATGGAAATCCAAAAGATAGAAAAAACATACGGGCGTTCGCCACAGGCGGATGCCCTCTTTGATTTGATGGGGAAGAAGTCGGTTCATTCCATTTTTCTCCAGGGTTTGCTGTGCTCTTCGGCTCCGATGTTCTTTGCTTCTCTGCAGGGGAAGATGAGGCGTTCGGTACTCTTCGTACTGGATGATGCTGATGAAGCAGGCTATTTTTATCACGATTTCACTCAGATGATGGGGCAGGAGAAGGTCTTCTTCTTTCCTTCCAGCTATCGGCGTGCCGTGAAATACGGGCAGCGTGATGCAGCGAACGAAATCCTACGTACAGAGGTGCTGGCGCGCCTCTCTTCGGGAGGACATTTCCTGGTAGTCACTTATCCCGATGCACTGGCAGAACTCGTTGTGGCT from the Segatella copri genome contains:
- a CDS encoding polyprenol monophosphomannose synthase — translated: MSDSIVIIPTYNEKENIEKIIRAVFGLEKQFDILVIDDGSPDGTAAIVKGLMANEFAGRLHILERSGKLGLGTAYIMGFKWSLKQGYDFIFEMDADFSHDPNDLPRLYAATHDEGYDVAVGSRYISGVNVVNWPIGRVLMSYFASKYVRIVTGFKVNDTTAGFVCYRRKVLETIDLDAIRFKGYAFQIEMKYTAHRIGFKIKEVPVIFVNRREGVSKMSGGIFGEAFFGVMRLRLDGWFKKYPKKD